A stretch of the Vigna radiata var. radiata cultivar VC1973A chromosome 7, Vradiata_ver6, whole genome shotgun sequence genome encodes the following:
- the LOC106767645 gene encoding E3 ubiquitin-protein ligase RHA1B, giving the protein MGFYIEDPLSCFTIGQAIYEAALIIALLRCLFCFLFRLINNDTTTTSQDTPPQSSPQTTTTLLLTTFGDIKDRLPQTEDTCAVCLSQLQVQDEVRELINCYHVFHRDCIDRWLEHEHDNHNPTCPLCRAPLLSSSCHHYSAACQPPPQPSWAVERLLYLFGDDLLPC; this is encoded by the coding sequence ATGGGCTTCTACATCGAAGACCCTCTCTCCTGCTTCACAATAGGCCAGGCCATATACGAGGCTGCTCTCATTATTGCACTTCTCAGATGCCTTTTCTGCTTCCTCTTCAGACTCATCAACAACGACACAACCACAACCTCTCAAGACACCCCACCTCAATCCTCTCCTCAGACCACCACCACCCTTTTGCTCACCACCTTCGGAGACATTAAGGACAGGCTCCCACAGACCGAGGACACCTGTGCGGTTTGCCTCAGCCAGCTTCAGGTCCAGGACGAGGTTCGGGAGCTCATCAACTGTTACCACGTCTTCCACAGAGACTGCATAGACAGATGGCTGGAGCACGAGCACGACAATCACAACCCCACCTGTCCACTCTGCAGAGCCCCTTTGCTCAGTTCTTCCTGCCACCACTACTCCGCCGCTTGTCAGCCTCCTCCTCAGCCTAGTTGGGCTGTTGAGAGACTTCTCTATCTCTTCGGCGATGATTTGCTACCTTGCTAG
- the LOC106765488 gene encoding vacuolar protein sorting-associated protein 27, whose amino-acid sequence MSTAEAPQFQEAARCVVCNCGFNTFRRRHHCRSCGRTLCSEHSSNQMALPQFGIYSNVRVCADCFNNSGSGKDVPRGSLGGANSVTDTISKLDINANADSKSTPTAASNLVKECKCGMPLCICEAPASSSSDAPSQQRKPSPVIAAPSNPKPKKTETAPKNRSSSSTSKFSAMNGTSDRPQSDYGVSGEGLREAIKNGDIGAVKKLLNEGVDANYKDKQGLSLLHLAAVFNQTDIVFTLMDSGASLEYKNAQGETPLDCAPATLQYKMRKKMEEGGTRD is encoded by the exons ATGTCAACTGCTGAAGCTCCTCAATTCCAAGAAGCAGCGCGATGCGTTGTCTGCAATTGCGGTTTCAACACCTTCAGAAGAAGG CATCACTGTCGATCCTGTGGGAGAACATTATGCAGTGaacattcatcaaatcaaatg GCTTTACCACAATTTGGCATTTACTCTAATGTCCGAGTATGTGCTGATTGTTTCAACAACTCAGG GTCTGGAAAGGATGTACCACGGGGTTCTTTGGGCGGAGCTAACAGTGTGACGGATACAATTTCTAAATTAGATATTAACGCAAATGCTGATTCAAAATCCACACCAACTGCAGCGAGTAATCTTGTAAAAGAGTGTAAGTGTGGAATGCCACTTTGCATTTGTGAAGCTCCCGCCTCTTCCTCCTCTGATGCACCCTCCCAACag AGGAAACCAAGCCCAGTTATTGCAGCTCCATCAAATCCTAAACCTAAGAAAACAGAAACTGCTCCGAAAAATAGAAGCTCCAGTTCAACTAGCAAATTTAG TGCTATGAATGGCACCTCAGACAGACCTCAAAGTGATTATGGAGTTAGTGGAGAG GGTTTAAGAGAGGCAATAAAAAATGGTGATATTGGTGCTGTCAAGAAACTTCTTAATGAG GGTGTGGATGCAAATTACAAAGACAAGCAAGGACTGTCTTTATTACATTTG GCTGCAGTCTTCAATCAAACTGATATAGTTTTCACTCTCATGGATTCGGGGGCAAGCCTGGAGTACAAAAATGCACAAG GAGAAACACCTTTAGATTGTGCACCAGCTACATTGCAATACAAAATGCGAAAAAAGATGGAAGAAGGTGGCACAAGGGACTAA
- the LOC106766908 gene encoding LOW QUALITY PROTEIN: protein TIFY 3 (The sequence of the model RefSeq protein was modified relative to this genomic sequence to represent the inferred CDS: inserted 1 base in 1 codon), with the protein MAGVNTLPGEGWKLYPSSAMEIALDSVDGRSENMEVHNTITDDVCVHFSATRPVAVPSSGQIKVIPNPTKFTILYKGNMCVYEGIPAEKVREIMLIASVSAKSAEMKRGVPWTSLISKTPSSLLGNTTDSAKKSSIRRLQDEFPLARRQSLQRFLEKRRNRLANKAPYASSKNMANNIENNFCSEMSXFWFLELSKEEFQPSVVASLRKHVLVLLYGSRN; encoded by the exons ATGGCTGGTGTGAACACCCTCCCAGGAGAAGGGTGGAAGCTTTATCCTTCTTCTGCTATGGAGATTGCTCTTGACAGTGTTGATGGAAGGAGTGAGAACATGGAGGTCCACAACACCATAACTGATGATGTCTGTGTGCATTTTTCTGCTACCAG GCCAGTGGCAGTGCCATCATCTGGACAGATCAAAGTGATTCCAAATCCAACCAAGTTTACCATCCTCTATAAGGGGAACATGTGTGTTTATGAAGGAATTCCCGCAGAAAAG GTGCGTGAAATAATGTTGATTGCTTCTGTCTCTGCTAAGTCTGCTGAAATGAAGAGAGGGGTCCCTTGGACTTCACTCATTTCAAAAACTCCTTCTTCTCTACTTGGAAACACTACTGATTCTGCAAAGAAGAGTTCCATTCGAAGGCTGCAAGATG AATTTCCTCTAGCACGCAGACAATCACTTCAAAGGTTTCTTGAGAAGCGAAGAAACAG GTTGGCTAACAAAGCACCTTACGCCTCAAGTAAAAACATGGCTAACAACATAGAGAACAACTTCTGCTCTGAAATGT CATTTTGGTTCCTTGAACTATCAAAAGAGGAATTTCAGCCCAGTGTTGTCGCCTCTTTAAGGAAACATGTGTTGGTTCTGCTCTATGGAAGTAGAAACTAA
- the LOC106767402 gene encoding protein CREG1 — protein sequence MNSNCQGFRKKHKMMCFKLNLMGMKGLVCLMWLSMWVSQSQGRLLSIPSKPDPNDAAATARWLVSLNFWGVLNTISADLGGAPFGNVVSYSDGLPGAGTGIPYFYLTSLDPTARNALQNDKASFTVSEYPLGTCVKKDPMNPSCSKISLTGKLKLIDQNSKEAEFARKALFSKHPEMKGWPKDHNFQIFKLEIENIFLIDWFGGPKPLTVEEYLHPKMNNVAIIL from the exons ATGAATAGCAACTGCCAAGGATTCAggaaaaaacacaaaatgatgtgtttcaaattgaatttgatGGGAATGAAGGGTTTGGTATGTTTGATGTGGTTGTCGATGTGGGTCTCTCAATCCCAAGGCCGGTTACTGTCGATCCCGTCAAAACCCGACCCAAATGATGCAGCTGCAACTGCTCGTTGGCTCGTCTCTCTCAATTTCTGGGGAGTCCTCAA CACTATCTCAGCTGATTTGGGTGGTGCTCCCTTTGG GAATGTAGTGTCGTATAGTGATGGACTCCCCGGTGCAGGCACCGGAATCCCTTACTTTTACTTGACAAGCCTCGACCCAACAGCAAGAAATGCACTGCAAAATGATAAAGCTTCATTCACAGTTAGTGAATACCCTCTTGGGACCTGTGTCAAGAAAGATCCAATGAACCCTTCTTGCTCAAAAATTTCTCTAACTGGAAAG CTGAAATTGATTGATCAAAATTCCAAGGAAGCCGAATTTGCTAGAAAAGCCTTGTTCTCCAAGCATCCAGAGATGAAAG GCTGGCCGAAGGATCACAACTTTCAAATCTTCaaattagaaattgaaaatatatttctaattgaTTGGTTTGGTGGTCCAAAACCACTCACAGTGGAAGAGTACCTTCATCCTAAAAT GAACAATGTTGCCATCATTCTCTGA